A genome region from Manihot esculenta cultivar AM560-2 chromosome 5, M.esculenta_v8, whole genome shotgun sequence includes the following:
- the LOC110615171 gene encoding increased DNA methylation 3: MDIEGTNTPFRCSDWASFDDQHFLLNFIMSTYLGPDVYSDNPRCSAFQRLAKRLPPYTSNNLGPSFLSISQLESLYYYVLRNANPLLVLKPNMFYVYLKGSLQLPSSGAPEDHRQFTSFFPLNLHGHKRYSGNYEIVKGIVLIDDPLTSSMKEEDLERFRHLSGLEDLRIDARKCLSYQHGHLKGGEETESTCLKHSDKEIGETISNGKDKSSAMFGQKYRRRRCCSDLVPVSALPSDPSKPEQHNDESASEGPSNLDGSATSPVITLPKFKDCISDESIVLTGAARNERVGPQVGLVDIGISKAAYFFQVALPGVRRDFCEFSCEIESSGRVLIQGSLSGGKTIRKRSRVFQMKYQQMCPPGPFTISFSLPGPVDPRLFSPNFRTDGIFEAVIIRHK, encoded by the exons ATGGACATCGAGGGGACTAATACTCCTTTTAGATGCTCTGACTGGGCATCGTTTGATGATCAACATTTCTTGCTTAATTTCATCATGAGCACTTACTTGGGTCCTGATGTCTACTCTGATAACCCAAGATGCTCTGCATTTCAGAGATTAGCTAAAAGGTTGCCGCCGTACACTTCAAACAACTTGGGGCCTTCATTTCTCAGTATTTCTCAGTTGGAAAGCTTGTATTATTATGTTCTGAGAAACGCCAATCCCCTCTTGGTTTTGAAACCAAATATGTTTTATGTGTATCTGAAGGGCAGCCTACAATTGCCAAGCTCAGGAGCACCAGAGGACCATCGGCAGTTCACAAGTTTTTTCCCTTTGAATCTTCATGGCCATAAGAGATACTCAGGGAACTATGAAATTGTCAAGGGGATTGTGCTTATTGATGACCCTCTTACCTCCTCCATGAAGGAGGAGGACCTAGAAAGGTTCAGACACTTATCTGGTCTTGAAGATTTGAGAATTGATGCAAGGAAATGCCTCAGTTATCAACATGGACACCTAAAGGGTGGAGAAGAAACGGAGTCAACTTGCTTGAAACACAGTGACAAAGAAATCGGTGAAACTATTTCAAATGGAAAAGATAAGTCCTCGGCAATGTTTGGACAGAAATACAGAAGGCGTCGCTGCTGCAGTGACCTTGTTCCAGTTTCAGCACTCCCAAGTGATCCTTCTAAGCCAGAACAACACAATGATGAAAGCGCTTCTGAGGGACCTAGTAATCTGGATGGATCTGCCACATCGCCTGTTATAACTCTCCCTAAATTCAAAGACTGTATCTCGGACGAGTCTATTGTCTTGACTGGCGCTGCAAGAAATGAGAGGGTTGGACCGCAAGTCGGCCTTGTAGACATAGGCATTAGCAAAGCTGCATACTTTTTCCAAGTAGCTCTTCCTGGTGTCCGGAGGGATTTCT GTGAATTCAGCTGTGAGATTGAATCTAGTGGGAGGGTTCTCATCCAAGGGTCATTGTCTGGTGGAAAGACGATAAGAAAACGTTCACGTGTCTTCCAGATGAAATATCAGCAAATGTGTCCGCCTGGACCATTTACAATATCTTTCAGTCTACCAGGTCCTGTTGATCCAAGACTCTTTTCACCCAACTTTAGAACTGATGGTATTTTTGAAGCAGTTATCATAAGACACAAGTGA
- the LOC110616335 gene encoding heavy metal-associated isoprenylated plant protein 28, with protein sequence MESVEFKVEMVGIHEKRLRKSLSKLKGIEKVEVDANSQKVVVTGYAHRNKILKAIRRGGLKADFWSAQNELLNVYSCTASYGSLRFNNSNFF encoded by the exons ATGGAG AGTGTTGAATTCAAGGTGGAGATGGTGGGCATACATGAGAAAAGACTCAGGAAATCTCTGTCAAAATTGAAAG GAATAGAGAAAGTGGAGGTGGATGCTAATAGCCAGAAGGTGGTGGTAACAGGATATGCACATAGgaacaaaatacttaaagccaTAAGAAGAGGAGGTCTCAAAGCTGATTTCTGGTCTGCACAAAATGAGCTTCTCAATGTATATTCCTGCACTGCAAGCTATGGAAGCTTGAGATTCAACAACTCCAATTTCTTCTAA